AGTGTCGCGCTCGTTAGCGGCCTGCGAAGGCGCGCTCCTGGTGGTGGATGCCTCCCAAGGAGTGGAAGCGCAAACCCTGGCCAACGTGTACATGGCCCTAGAGCATGATCTAGAAATTATCCCTGTCATCAACAAAATTGACCTGCCGGCAGCCAACCCCGAGCGGGTCAAGCGGGAAATCGAGGAAATCATTGGGCTGGATTGCTCCCAAGCGATCCTGGCCTCTGCCAAGGAAGGCATCGGGATTGAGGACATTTTGGAGGCGGTGGTTCACCGGATTCCTCCCCCCAAGGACCGGCGCGACCAGCCCTTGCGCGCTCTGATCTTTGACAGCTACTACGACCCCTATCGTGGGGTAGTGGTCTACCTGCGGGTCATGGATGGCTGTTGCAAAAGGGGCGACCGCATCCGCCTCATGGCCTCAGGTAAGGAGTATGAAGTGGACGAGCTGGGCGTCATGGCTCCCCACCAAGTGCCGGTGGCGGACCTGCAAGCGGGCGAAGTGGGGTATCTCACGGCAGCAATCAAAGCCGTTGAAGACGCGCGGGTGGGGGATACGATTACCCTGGCGTCCCAGCCGGCCAGCGAACCCCTCCCAGGCTACAAGGAAGCTAAACCGATGGTCTTTTGTGGCTTGTTCCCCGTCAACGCCGATGACTACGCCGATTTGCGGGACGCCCTGGCTAAGCTCAAGCTCAACGATGCGGCGCTGCACTACGAACCGGAAACCTCCTCGGCCATGGGGATGGGCTTTCGCTGCGGGTTTTTGGGGCTGCTGCACATGGAGATTGTCCAGGAGCGCCTGGAGCGGGAGTACGACCTGGACCTGGTGGTGACGGCCCCCTCGGTGGTGTACCGGGTGACCTTGAACAACGGCACGGTCATAGAAGTGGACAATCCGGGTGATTTGCCCCCGCCCCACGAACGCCGCCAGATTGAAGAACCCTACGTGCAGGTGGAAATCATTACGCCGGAGACCTACGTGGGCACGCTGATGGAGCTGGCCCAATCGCGGCGGGGTGAATTCAAGGACATGCGCTATCTCACGCCGGAGCGAGCGGTGCTGGTCTATGAAATCCCCCTGGCGGAGGTGGTCACCGACTTTTTCGACCAGATGAAGTCCCGCTCGCGGGGCTACGCCAGCATGGAGTACCAGTGGGTAGGGTACCGGCCCAGCGACCTGGTCAAGCTCGACATTCTTATCAACGACGAACCAGCAGACGCCCTGGCCACCATCGTGCATCGGGACAAAGCCTACCAGGTGGGCAAAGCGCTCGTGCAAAAACTCAAGGAACTCATCCCCCGCCACCAATTCCGAGTGCCCATCCAGGCCGCCATCGGGAGCCGGGTCATTGCTAGCGAATCCATCGCGCCATTGCGCAAAAACGTCCTGGCTAAGTGTTATGGCGGCGACGTCACCCGCAAGCGCAAGCTGCTGGAAAAACAAAAAGAGGGCAAAAAACGCATGAAGGCGCTCGGCAGCGTGGACGTCCCCCAGGAGGCCTTTATGGCCGTATTAAAATTGAAGACGGACTAGCCCTTGTCGCCGGTGCCCCAAGGCCGCTATTTTAGTTTTGAGCGCCACCGATACATCCCTATGCGCTACCGACGGATCCTGCTCAAGCTCAGCGGCGAAGCCCTGATGGGGAACTTGAGCTATGGGATTGACCCCGAGGTGGTGCAGGGGATCGCGCGGGAGATTGCCGATGTGGTCAACAGTGGCGTGCAGACGGCGATTGTGGTCGGCGGCGGCAACATCTTTCGGGGGGTCAAGGGGGCTGCCGCCGGCATGGATCGGGCTACTGCTGACTACATTGGGATGCTGGCGACCGTCATGAACGCCCTGACCCTGCAGGATGCCCTTGAGCAGATTGGGGTGCAAACGCGAGTCCAGACAGCGATTTCCATGCAGGAGGTGGCCGAACCTTATATCCGCCGGCGGGCCATCCGGCATTTGGAAAAAGGGCGCGTGGTGATCTTTGCTGCCGGTTCTGGCAATCCCTTCTTCACTACTGACACCACTGCTGCGCTGCGGGCCGCCGAAATTGACGCGGAAGTCGTGTTCAAGGCCACCAAGGTAGACGGCGTGTACGACGACGACCCCAAGGTCAATCCCCACGCTCGCCGTTACGAGAGCCTGAGCTATAGCCATGTGTTGACCCAGGGGTTGCAGGTGATGGACGGCACGGCGATCACCCTGTGTCAAGAAAACAACATTCCGATTGTGGTGTTTGACCTGTCGGTGCCGGGGAATATTCGCCGCGCCGTGGCAGGGGAACCGATTGGCACCATTGTGGGAGGGTACTGTGAACTTAAGTGAAGTCGAAACCAAGATGCAGCAGACGCTGGAGGCGACCCAGCGGTCCTTCAACACGATTCGCACGGGCCGGGCCAACGCCGCCATTCTGGACCGGGTGATGGTCGACTATTACAACGTCCCGACGCCTTTGCGGTCGTTGGCCAGCATCAGCACGCCCGACGCCACGACCATCCTGATCCAGCCCTACGACCGTTCTACCCTCGGGGCGATTGAAAAAGCCATTAGCACTTCCGATGTGGGGTTAACGCCCAACAACGACGGCAACCAAATCCGGCTCAACATTCCCCCCCTGACCGCCGAGCGCCGCAAAGAGCTGGTCAAAAGCGTCCATAAGCTAGCGGAAGAAGGGAAAGTAGCCCTGCGCAACATCCGGCGGGAGGCGATTGAGCAGGTGCGCAAGCAGGAAAAAGCGGCGGAAATTTCTAAAGATGAGGCCTTTAG
The nucleotide sequence above comes from Gloeomargarita sp. SKYB120. Encoded proteins:
- the frr gene encoding ribosome recycling factor, producing the protein MNLSEVETKMQQTLEATQRSFNTIRTGRANAAILDRVMVDYYNVPTPLRSLASISTPDATTILIQPYDRSTLGAIEKAISTSDVGLTPNNDGNQIRLNIPPLTAERRKELVKSVHKLAEEGKVALRNIRREAIEQVRKQEKAAEISKDEAFSLQESIQKLTDKYIAKIDEMTQAKEKEILTV
- the pyrH gene encoding UMP kinase, producing the protein MRYRRILLKLSGEALMGNLSYGIDPEVVQGIAREIADVVNSGVQTAIVVGGGNIFRGVKGAAAGMDRATADYIGMLATVMNALTLQDALEQIGVQTRVQTAISMQEVAEPYIRRRAIRHLEKGRVVIFAAGSGNPFFTTDTTAALRAAEIDAEVVFKATKVDGVYDDDPKVNPHARRYESLSYSHVLTQGLQVMDGTAITLCQENNIPIVVFDLSVPGNIRRAVAGEPIGTIVGGYCELK
- the lepA gene encoding translation elongation factor 4, producing the protein MTATPVSHLRNFCIIAHIDHGKSTLADRLLQVTGTVAEREMREQFLDNMELERERGITIKLQAARMTYRAKNGETYVLNLIDTPGHVDFSYEVSRSLAACEGALLVVDASQGVEAQTLANVYMALEHDLEIIPVINKIDLPAANPERVKREIEEIIGLDCSQAILASAKEGIGIEDILEAVVHRIPPPKDRRDQPLRALIFDSYYDPYRGVVVYLRVMDGCCKRGDRIRLMASGKEYEVDELGVMAPHQVPVADLQAGEVGYLTAAIKAVEDARVGDTITLASQPASEPLPGYKEAKPMVFCGLFPVNADDYADLRDALAKLKLNDAALHYEPETSSAMGMGFRCGFLGLLHMEIVQERLEREYDLDLVVTAPSVVYRVTLNNGTVIEVDNPGDLPPPHERRQIEEPYVQVEIITPETYVGTLMELAQSRRGEFKDMRYLTPERAVLVYEIPLAEVVTDFFDQMKSRSRGYASMEYQWVGYRPSDLVKLDILINDEPADALATIVHRDKAYQVGKALVQKLKELIPRHQFRVPIQAAIGSRVIASESIAPLRKNVLAKCYGGDVTRKRKLLEKQKEGKKRMKALGSVDVPQEAFMAVLKLKTD